A window of Rhipicephalus microplus isolate Deutch F79 chromosome X, USDA_Rmic, whole genome shotgun sequence genomic DNA:
TTATTCATATCAGAACTCGTAGTAAAGTGTTTGGTTATGTCAGCCTATTTATTTAAATACAATACTTACACAGTGACCACAACAAGCATATCTGATCAAAGCAGTGCTCTAGATTTATGTCAGCTATTGACCATTAGTAACAATCTGCCAAATGATAAAATCTGGCAGCTATGAGCAGCTTTGAAGAAAGCGAGGAGAAGCCCCTCTATGAAGAGAGGGCTCTTATTAAAGTGGTAACTTCACCATGCAATTGTGAAATCTATGTGCTTTGCACAACTAAGAAATTTGACTGAACAGAAGGTTGCTGGTTTGACCCTGACCATGGCAGTCGCATTGCAGTTGAGGTGAAATGCTAggggcccatgtactgtgcgctgtcagtgcacattaaagaacaccagatggttgaaatcgCCAGAACTCTCCAATGGTACGTGCctcctaatcatatcgtggtttttgcacagtaaaccccagataatatttaAACATGACTGAACAGTTCATAACAGTGTTTACTACTAGTAACTCTTCTTTTATCATCAAGTCCAAGAGTTGCTTTAGAACCCCTTTAATGCCAACTAGAATATCAGCTACTCTTGTTTGTTTTCATATCTATTCTGTTGTCCTCCTATTTTTCAATGTTACACTGATCATTAGTTATTTTATCGCACGCTGTGTGATGAATAACTTCTttccaagttttcttttttattctaagTTTCTGCTTATATGCTAGTACTGACAGAATGCAAGCACTGTATATTTTCCACTTCAGTTCTATGGAGTTAGCTTTTGCCTTCTATCATATTTCTGTatagtaggttttttttttattgtatgccAATGCTTCCAACCTATTCATTTTAGGTAGCAGAAGCTAGTCAAGCTGTGTTAATGCCGCTTTTACTCCTGGTATCCTTCATGTAGtctcaaacatgaaaataaagattcaattcaattcaatcatCTGCTTTATATGTTAGAAGTTACATGGATAATTTCTGtggttattatttattattactggAGGTGGATTCATATTTTAAGTGAAATGGTCACGTCGACACGCCAAATCCTTCTTGGATCTTAAATTGGTCAAGTTCTCATTGACACTTGGAGATAACTTGGTATCTGTTTTGGCATTGCACAAAAGCATGATTAGTTGCTCTTAAGTCGATCCATCTTGTAGTAATTTTACCTGGCTTCTCTGTGTCTGTGCAAAAGAAACTAATAAACTTGGGTCTGGGAAACTGTCTTGGATGGCTAGTTTTTCGTGTAGTGTGATTTCATATACCCTTTTGCTGCCATTTATTGTACTCTTCTGCTCTTCTGAAAGGTGCTTTGTGACATTTTGTTCCTAATATTTTCGCAGAATTTCGAGTCAAAGTACACCTTTTCATGCCTTGATGGGCACATGCTACTCAAGTAAGAGCAAGTCAGCATCACAGCCATACTCCTCTGCTCCCATGTCGGCTTCTTCTTCCCAAGATAGTGCGCTACGTCTACCACGTGCCACGCCTTACACAAGGGGAACAGTTGCTCCTGCAGATACGTCGGAGGTTAACTTCCGGCGCTGTATTCCTCCCCCTACTAAATACCGTGCCAATACTGTACAGTCCGGAAATCTGCAAGGCAATGCCAGTGCTACAGTCACAACAAACTTTGCAGAGAAGAGCAGGAGAGCTGTGACTGACAATATTGATGTGAACAATCCCAGCTTCAATAACAACTTCGAGGATGAAAGTGCATCCCGAGATTTCACAAACCTTAAGAAGGGTGTCCTTGACAGTGGTAAACCAAATGTTACAGACAGTTCCTCATTCCAGCTTAGAACTGAGGGGCCCAAAGCATCTTCTGAGAACTCTGAGCGCATACAATATGGGGCCACCAAAATTCCAACTAAGATTACAGCGCACTTAAGTGGGCTTCCCAAACCTCAGGTTGCTGTTGTCACAACCAGAGTGCCACCTGTACCACAGCGGGCTGCGAGTGAGAAGTTGCATGCAGAAACTCGCATCTCTAACCAACCAGTGGGAGACGCTGCAGCAAAGCGGGCTGGTTGCCAGCAGCGTGTGTCGCCGGACAAGGAGAGCATTTCAGACAGGAGCCACAGCGGAGACAGCGGTAGCACCGACTACGACTCTGGTCTGGGCCACTCTCTGGGTGACCCACCTACTGGCAGTGAGAGTGGCGGGAAGGCTCAGAGCAGCAGCACGACGCTACAGGTGGAGTCGTCGCCTGTTTTAACGGAGGCTGTGGGTGTAGGAAATGAGTTGGACTCGACTGTGCTGCCCACAACGCTCCCTGTTGGAGCACAACTGGCTACAGTTGATGGAAATGCCTCCAAGATGGGTGTCTATGACCAGCCGGACTCCTACGCGGCATACCGGGGAATCCTGTCTTATCGGCGCATCACTCCATTAAAGAAATATTCAGAGGCTCCTCAGTGGAAGCGAACTGTTGAACCAAAGACCACTAAGGGCTTCAGTAGCCCAACTAGGGCTGTCATTGCCAGGGGAATACTGACCAAGGGTGCCAAGGCAGCTCACGCAGCAAAGGATGGCTCACCGGAGCGAAAGAAAGAGGGAGTTGCAAAAGGACCTCCACTACCATCAGCTCCACTAAGCCCAAGCAAGGAAGAAAAATGCGCTGGTTTTCTCAGCCCCACATCAGACGGATTTTTAATTGATGATGATATCTCTGATCAGCCGGGCCTGATCGCCCTGGAGCGGTCTCGAGGAAGAGCGGCACCGTCAGTGAAAAAGTCTATCTTTGAGCTGCATGCTCTACAGTCATTTAGTGGACGACAGTCTAAAGTTGACCGTACATTGGATGACCTCCACCCCTTATGTTCTGATGCCGGATCATCTTGTTCAAGCCTGGGCTCTGATGACCTTATGCTGGACTTTGAAACTAGTATGTGCAAGGATTCCACAGAAGTGTGAGTATTATACCTATTCTGCTTGATTACTTGAACGTTTTTGTATCCAATATGTCACTTCACACTTTCAGTATACAGTAGATATTGTCACTTTTCATTGCACCAAGCAATAGCATCACCATAGGCATGTGCACGGTTTCCCTTCATGGGGACAAAGGATCGTCGCAGCACCCCCTTTCCTTATTGAGTTAATCTGTGCGGAAGaccttgtgcccccccccctcgcccCAGTGACTAGGGAAGTGGCTGTCCCCCTTACCCCCCTCGAGCGCATGCCTACTATGGCCATCATGCTTATTTTATAAAATATATTGAAGATTAAAACTGGTATTGTTTCTTGGCGTTCTGGTAACATAACAGCTTTCTAATAAGTTGTTTCATATAGAAAGCCATTAATGTGGCACACTAGCTTTACTAAACTATGCTTTACAAAATATTTTTGATGCACACGTGCCTTGTTTAGGCTTTTACCACAACGTGTATGTGCCTTTTTTGGTATAATAGGCCCACAAATTAAAGGCACCTACAACCTTTCAGAGCATCATTTGAGATAAACCCACGGATAGAAAGGGTTCATCTTTTAGTGACTGAACTCAGCACTGTTTATCTTTAATTTAATTTGGATTTGTATTTTTAATTCATTGCAAAAAGAATGGTGTTTAGGGCCCCACTTGGCAAAAACAACCACCAAAAAGTATATTCTATCATGTGGCCTTGCATTAGTCTATGTAGCTCGTGAACTTTTATTTAATATTAAAGAAGTCGTGAAGAGGTTGCTAAGACGACAATGCGAAACTGCCAACAGCCACATGCACTAACTAGATGATGTTTTAGGTGACGTCAGCATAAGAAGAATAGACCTGCATAGATGATTATCAAGGCTTTGCATTTATAAGCTTCAATACACTTTTACTCTTCCCAGGCTAATGTCGCTTAAAACATCACCTATAGTTAGTGCTTGTAGCAGCTGACAGTGGTTCTGCACTGTCATTTTAAGAGCAACATTTCACAATCCCTTTACTTTAAAAGgatagctttttttttggctgttaTAGCTTTCTGTATGTGCAGCTTAAAACAAACAGCTAAATATACGTTTGTTTTGAATAGAAAAGTGGTACTGCCTTAATGTAATattgcaataatgcgactgctaAGCAACATGTGAAAGTTGCTCGTGCAACTTTCACATGAAAACATATGTAATCTTACCGCTTAGACAAGAGCTTGTTGTACCAACCCTGACCGTAATGCCCAGGAAGGGTAGGGAGGGAGAGGAGTGGAAAGTTGAGGTTGACTTGTATTCAGAAGGACTCACAGTTGTAGCTATTGTTTTGATAAAAAATTTTAAGTTCACATACTCATTTACTTCCACCAATCAAGTTCATGTCTAGAATCAATGTATTTGACAATTCTTAATGTCAAAGGGACCGACAAATAATTTTCATGGCATCTGTTTCCTTTAGCACAATGGCCAGAGCGTTTAGTCACGGACTGAAGGATTAGTAGCTATTActgcgagtgtgaaacactctttcttTACCTGTTGGTGTAGCGTAGTGCGTGATCTTATTATAagctggcagccgaccaataatccctcgcatactATCTTATGGCATCAAGTCAGCCAGAACGAGATCCTTGCTATATATGTAAGGACTCATttttttgttaggcacaatattaatgagaactaagagaaaatgatgccaaggaaagcatagcgGGTGTTATTACTTTTATTAGAAGTATGGTAAacagtgcttaacagcgcaagcGACAGGAGGGGAAAGAAGAGGCGAGACAGAGGGCTGAACTGCCAACAGTTTATTTCTTGTGAAAGTCTTTGCTTTTATACAGTCATCAGTGGCACGAATCATGCGCAAAACACAATGataatgcataagtacatcacactGCGAAGCAGAGGAAGAACATTTCTTTATCGGTGAGCGGGACAGAAGGGGTGCGACAGATGCTGCAAACAGAGAGTGCAAGAGCAGTTTATGTTTGATTGCAGCAGTTTACTCCGCATGCGTGCACACgatgcacaagcgccgtggctcgACATAATCCACTGGTGGCTGTAAAGACAGCTCCGCTTTTCACCGTGCAACTCCTCTTACCTTGGTAAGCAGCGCAGAATTGAGCGGGCATAGATAATAATATACATACTGTAATTCTGAGGACTAATTGCGACACGCATGGCAGCATCAGATAATTCAGCTTCAAGGCTCTCCCACTAGGCTGTGAGGCATACCAGCTTCTGTTACTtttaaaaatataaatcctaCTCAGAATGGGTGAAGAATGCTGTAATCTGTCACTATATTTCATGGTCTTTTAATTTCTACCAGGATCTAACCACATGTTTTGGCCAGTAGTTGATCCCTTAAAGGTTGGGAGAAGAGGAGAGCGCTATATAAaaatcaggggtgcaacagctacAACAATTTGATAGTTTCTCATTCTTGCGTCGAGCtgcgccaaaaccatgaaatttgctgaaactGCGCCACGTtgtgccaaaatgcccgaccagcctcgaAGTTTTCTCAGTTGCGCTAATTTTGGCGAGAAACGGCGGCCATGTTGGCTATCTGCTTGCGGTTTGCGTCATCAATGAATCCAAGTGCGCAGATTCAACCCATGGTGCCCATTAGGCGAGGGCACTAGCGACACGCGATCCGCCAGACAAAGTAAGGAAGCCGTGCGCCATCGGTTCACTGATCTCTGCGGATACCTATCGGCGGGACAATGCAACTTGAAAACAAGAGTTGCTGTATCCACGAACGCTTCGCGGGCAATCTGAACTTCCTAGTCAGCAAATGTGGCTATGGCGCGTTAGCAACTAAAGGTGGGAGCGTATGAAGCGTTTTCCACGTGCGAACAGACTCGATGTGTTGCAAAAATTGGCGTTGCCGGTGACCACATTGATTGCCATAGCTACGGCACATAAAAAATTTTTGTATCTTTAAGTTGTGTCGTCCCggcgatagatatccggtgctGTCGCTAGGCCAACAACCATGCCCCATTGTTACTTTATCTTGTTAAATGCGCCTTGCAAGCGAGACAAGCAGTTGTGCCGTAAACCTAATcccatcgtgaaaaaaaaaaaaaaaagagagggaggaCTTAGCGGTGTTTCATGACTAGTTCTAACTCGTGCAGAACGCTGCTTAATCTAGCTTCGCCGCAGTACAGCAGTGCCATGCGAAAAAAGGGCGTTTTGGTTTTGAATGGGTTGTGAGCACTAATCAGGGAACACAGCACATTTTGTTCAACTATTCATGCGTGTATACGGTGCATAGTTGTGAGTACTAGTAGGATTGATGATGTCGGAAAAAGTTACTGGCAGTTATTTGGAGCATTGTGTGACATTTCTGGCGCCCTAATCCTAATAAAAAACTGTCCGccagtttttattttttcgctaCCCCTACGAATCCCTGGATTTCAAGCTCTCCAGCTTGGCAGATCCACATTTGAATTTGCAGAGTCAGACGTGGCAAATGTTAATGTGGACATCATTATTTGCTCTGTAAGGTGATACTAATTTTAATGAAATAGCAGTGCTCTTACTCACTGCACGATTTAGGGCATGTTGAATGATTTGTGCACATTTTTGTTCTCAATGTAAGGTAAGACTTCTTTTTCACACTGCTCCATATTTGGTCTTTCGTGATAAAAAATTAACGTTTTGTTCCCCGTAACTTGCTCCAAATTTGAATTTTTGTGCTGCAAAAGTAACATTTTACTGCTCCAcgaattgctccaaattctattttggCTTTTGCACCCCTGAAAAATGCTTGCTGGCCTATACATTGAGATTACATTATCAAGTTAAGTAAATGGTTTTCAAGGATGGTTAGTGTAAAAAAATGAGACCAATGCGATAGCCGCCCCATCTTCTTCCCTTTAATAGAACACCTTAATCCCTATGATGATGATACTTATGCCCCAAATGTGGCCCGCATTTTCTTCTATATTTAACACATTTCTGCCTGCATCAGATGAACATGCCATGTTGAAACAAAAGCACTGTGAGCACTTATAATCTTCAAATGGTTTGCATAGGGTTCAGTAGTTCATGGTTCAGGTAGTCGCTAACGTTGCAGCTGTTACTTGGGAATTCGCTCTGATACGTCTGCTGGTGATGTACATCTTTCATTTCTATTCTTTCCCTTAAAGCCTCATGGGCAGATGCTACCAAAGCAACTCGACATATTGGCTTCGCGAATCTTGTATATATGGTCATAATGAAGTTCCATCAAATAGGACGACACGCAGCTTGTAGTTTCAAGGGCCAAGAGTGGATGATCAGAATTCAGAATATTAATCTTGAGAGCCTCGAAGCCCTTGTTAGGGCATTTCATGCCTCACTTCATGTTCTTGGTGCTCCGAAGGCTGCACCTAGAGGATGGGTGTCGGGACAAAAGTTAGTCGCTTTGTCGCTCCCTAGGGGTGGGGGGAATGAGCGACATTTCCAGATCAAAATgaagttctttgcctgcctgcctggctTCATGAGCTTTAAAGGTGTGATTGTCAAGAAAATCTTGCAATGAGCGGAAACATACCGTTGAGCAGTCAAAGTTTCCTTTATGTGCGTCCAAACCTTGCAAACCTCAGGCTGTCATCGTGAAAGTTGAGTCAGAACAGAGCTGAAATAGACATGAAGGCTCCCGTCTCGTGAGCTTTCAGATGATGCCTGCACTCACGTGGCTGCTCTGTTGAAATATACGACGTTGACCTCGATGGACTGTCTGGCCTTGCTAATATCGGGTtgtcgtcgtgaagggcgagtcggGAACGGAGCCGAAGTAGACCTGAGGGCTGTCGTGTTGCGAGCCTCCAGACATTATCTGCACTCGCGTCAATCCATGGCTGTTCCTAGTGGTCTTGGTTCCAGCAGGAGTCGTAGTCCCGGGTTTCACGACACCATTTGTAAAGAAATGAGACCGTCGCCATGGCTGCCCCGTCTTCTTCCCTTTAATGGAATACCTTAATCCCCATGATGCTGATACCTATGCCCTAGATGCGGCTGTCGTTTTCTTCCATATTCAACAGTTAGAATTCAAGAGCGACTACTTGACACATTTAGAAGTTTCTAAAGGTCAGATTTTTGCCTGATGACTGATTTTATTATGTGAACAATGTGTTCATTTACTTGGGCAGACTGTTCTGTGTTTGTTTTTACAAAAATTTGTTGTCCTAGTTGTTAGAATTGACTTCTGAAAAAGTGTCTAGGGTGCATAAGATGTGAAGCCATACAACAGTCTAAATTTAGCAAATTCCACGCTCTGTAGTGAGCTGTGGAATTCTGCTGACATTTCACAGTTTCCCTGTGTTGATTCTACTTCTAGGTGGTGGCTAAAATTCATATTCAAAGAACTTGTCAAACTTAAATATACAGCCCTCCATTGCTGCCAATTTCATGGAGCAAAGTTTAGTTTTCCGATT
This region includes:
- the LOC119187444 gene encoding uncharacterized protein LOC119187444 isoform X7, with the translated sequence MGTCYSSKSKSASQPYSSAPMSASSSQDSALRLPRATPYTRGTVAPADTSEVNFRRCIPPPTKYRANTVQSGNLQGNASATVTTNFAEKSRRAVTDNIDVNNPSFNNNFEDESASRDFTNLKKGVLDSGKPNVTDSSSFQLRTEGPKASSENSERIQYGATKIPTKITAHLSGLPKPQVAVVTTRVPPVPQRAASEKLHAETRISNQPVGDAAAKRAGCQQRVSPDKESISDRSHSGDSGSTDYDSGLGHSLGDPPTGSESGGKAQSSSTTLQVESSPVLTEAVGVGNELDSTVLPTTLPVGAQLATVDGNASKMGVYDQPDSYAAYRGILSYRRITPLKKYSEAPQWKRTVEPKTTKGFSSPTRAVIARGILTKGAKAAHAAKDGSPERKKEGVAKGPPLPSAPLSPSKEEKCAGFLSPTSDGFLIDDDISDQPGLIALERSRGRAAPSVKKSIFELHALQSFSGRQSKVDRTLDDLHPLCSDAGSSCSSLGSDDLMLDFETSMCKDSTEVASSPVKYTGTQLRRVARPSVASQAEKRNSWDSNHSDEGAALRRASDSLSSRWPLKTPSSGAIPGEARPRTVSLPLRPPRQVVMQECDDGSVKLDSSSYRSVCQDLNGLKTMLLKLRRILQDAETLNPFELSTKNYFYHALASTDLPHGFTHTPTGDTPDFNPIDPTDVMQENMDLKRQLILMQQQLEDKDRTIHLLQQQMPDEQVIKALDDPQTKYMDITSVEKNPVKINAAVQTEKF
- the LOC119187444 gene encoding uncharacterized protein LOC119187444 isoform X1, with the protein product MGTCYSSKSKSASQPYSSAPMSASSSQDSALRLPRATPYTRGTVAPADTSEVNFRRCIPPPTKYRANTVQSGNLQGNASATVTTNFAEKSRRAVTDNIDVNNPSFNNNFEDESASRDFTNLKKGVLDSGKPNVTDSSSFQLRTEGPKASSENSERIQYGATKIPTKITAHLSGLPKPQVAVVTTRVPPVPQRAASEKLHAETRISNQPVGDAAAKRAGCQQRVSPDKESISDRSHSGDSGSTDYDSGLGHSLGDPPTGSESGGKAQSSSTTLQVESSPVLTEAVGVGNELDSTVLPTTLPVGAQLATVDGNASKMGVYDQPDSYAAYRGILSYRRITPLKKYSEAPQWKRTVEPKTTKGFSSPTRAVIARGILTKGAKAAHAAKDGSPERKKEGVAKGPPLPSAPLSPSKEEKCAGFLSPTSDGFLIDDDISDQPGLIALERSRGRAAPSVKKSIFELHALQSFSGRQSKVDRTLDDLHPLCSDAGSSCSSLGSDDLMLDFETSMCKDSTEVASSPVKYTGTQLRRVARPSVASQAEKRNSWDSNHSDEGAALRRASDSLSSRWPLKTPSSGAIPGEARPRTVSLPLRPPRQVVMQECDDGSVKLDSSSYRSVCQDLNGLKTMLLKLRRILQDAETLNPFELSTKNYFYHALASTDLPHGFTHTPTGDTPDFNPIDPTDVMQENMDLKRQLILMQQQLEDKDRTIHLLQQQMPDEQVIKALDDPQTKYMDITSVEKNPVKINAAVQTEKPKFLQSISSSEESSSQGHLVSCTPFVSDMKSALEEHFKSSSICHAAFRDKIENVSKSLSNITQALRLHSSKPHLPGRSQSSLELLSPANK
- the LOC119187444 gene encoding uncharacterized protein LOC119187444 isoform X2 → MGTCYSSKSKSASQPYSSAPMSASSSQDSALRLPRATPYTRGTVAPADTSEVNFRRCIPPPTKYRANTVQSGNLQGNASATVTTNFAEKSRRAVTDNIDVNNPSFNNNFEDESASRDFTNLKKGVLDSGKPNVTDSSSFQLRTEGPKASSENSERIQYGATKIPTKITAHLSGLPKPQVAVVTTRVPPVPQRAASEKLHAETRISNQPVGDAAAKRAGCQQRVSPDKESISDRSHSGDSGSTDYDSGLGHSLGDPPTGSESGGKAQSSSTTLQVESSPVLTEAVGVGNELDSTVLPTTLPVGAQLATVDGNASKMGVYDQPDSYAAYRGILSYRRITPLKKYSEAPQWKRTVEPKTTKGFSSPTRAVIARGILTKGAKAAHAAKDGSPERKKEGVAKGPPLPSAPLSPSKEEKCAGFLSPTSDGFLIDDDISDQPGLIALERSRGRAAPSVKKSIFELHALQSFSGRQSKVDRTLDDLHPLCSDAGSSCSSLGSDDLMLDFETSMCKDSTEVASSPVKYTGTQLRRVARPSVASQAEKRNSWDSNHSDEGAALRRASDSLSSRWPLKTPSSGAIPGEARPRTVSLPLRPPRQVVMQECDDGSVKLDSSSYRSVCQDLNGLKTMLLKLRRILQDAETLNPFELSTKNYFYHALASTDLPHGFTHTPTGDTPDFNPIDPTDVMQENMDLKRQLILMQQQLEDKDRTIHLLQQQMPDEQVIKALDDPQTKYMDITSVEKNPVKINAAVQTEKPKFLQSISSSEESSSQGHLVSSDMKSALEEHFKSSSICHAAFRDKIENVSKSLSNITQALRLHSSKPHLPGRSQSSLELLSPANK
- the LOC119187444 gene encoding uncharacterized protein LOC119187444 isoform X3 → MGTCYSSKSKSASQPYSSAPMSASSSQDSALRLPRATPYTRGTVAPADTSEVNFRRCIPPPTKYRANTVQSGNLQGNASATVTTNFAEKSRRAVTDNIDVNNPSFNNNFEDESASRDFTNLKKGVLDSGKPNVTDSSSFQLRTEGPKASSENSERIQYGATKIPTKITAHLSGLPKPQVAVVTTRVPPVPQRAASEKLHAETRISNQPVGDAAAKRAGCQQRVSPDKESISDRSHSGDSGSTDYDSGLGHSLGDPPTGSESGGKAQSSSTTLQVESSPVLTEAVGVGNELDSTVLPTTLPVGAQLATVDGNASKMGVYDQPDSYAAYRGILSYRRITPLKKYSEAPQWKRTVEPKTTKGFSSPTRAVIARGILTKGAKAAHAAKDGSPERKKEGVAKGPPLPSAPLSPSKEEKCAGFLSPTSDGFLIDDDISDQPGLIALERSRGRAAPSVKKSIFELHALQSFSGRQSKVDRTLDDLHPLCSDAGSSCSSLGSDDLMLDFETSMCKDSTEVASSPVKYTGTQLRRVARPSVASQAEKRNSWDSNHSDEGAALRRASDSLSSRWPLKTPSSGAIPGEARPRTVSLPLRPPRQVVMQECDDGSVKLDSSSYRSVCQDLNGLKTMLLKLRRILQDAETLNPFELSTKNYFYHALASTDLPHGFTHTPTGDTPDFNPIDPTDVMQENMDLKRQLILMQQQLEDKDRTIHLLQQQMTKYMDITSVEKNPVKINAAVQTEKPKFLQSISSSEESSSQGHLVSCTPFVSDMKSALEEHFKSSSICHAAFRDKIENVSKSLSNITQALRLHSSKPHLPGRSQSSLELLSPANK
- the LOC119187444 gene encoding uncharacterized protein LOC119187444 isoform X5, producing MGTCYSSKSKSASQPYSSAPMSASSSQDSALRLPRATPYTRGTVAPADTSEVNFRRCIPPPTKYRANTVQSGNLQGNASATVTTNFAEKSRRAVTDNIDVNNPSFNNNFEDESASRDFTNLKKGVLDSGKPNVTDSSSFQLRTEGPKASSENSERIQYGATKIPTKITAHLSGLPKPQVAVVTTRVPPVPQRAASEKLHAETRISNQPVGDAAAKRAGCQQRVSPDKESISDRSHSGDSGSTDYDSGLGHSLGDPPTGSESGGKAQSSSTTLQVESSPVLTEAVGVGNELDSTVLPTTLPVGAQLATVDGNASKMGVYDQPDSYAAYRGILSYRRITPLKKYSEAPQWKRTVEPKTTKGFSSPTRAVIARGILTKGAKAAHAAKDGSPERKKEGVAKGPPLPSAPLSPSKEEKCAGFLSPTSDGFLIDDDISDQPGLIALERSRGRAAPSVKKSIFELHALQSFSGRQSKVDRTLDDLHPLCSDAGSSCSSLGSDDLMLDFETSMCKDSTEVASSPVKYTGTQLRRVARPSVASQAEKRNSWDSNHSDEGAALRRASDSLSSRWPLKTPSSGAIPGEARPRTVSLPLRPPRQVVMQECDDGSVKLDSSSYRSVCQDLNGLKTMLLKLRRILQDAETLNPFELSTKNYFYHALASTDLPHGFTHTPTGDTPDFNPIDPTDVMQENMDLKRQLILMQQQLEDKDRTIHLLQQQMPDEQVIKALDDPQTKYMDITSVEKNPVKINAAVQTEKPKFLQSISSSEESSSQGHLVSFRIGQLHTFCF
- the LOC119187444 gene encoding uncharacterized protein LOC119187444 isoform X4, which codes for MGTCYSSKSKSASQPYSSAPMSASSSQDSALRLPRATPYTRGTVAPADTSEVNFRRCIPPPTKYRANTVQSGNLQGNASATVTTNFAEKSRRAVTDNIDVNNPSFNNNFEDESASRDFTNLKKGVLDSGKPNVTDSSSFQLRTEGPKASSENSERIQYGATKIPTKITAHLSGLPKPQVAVVTTRVPPVPQRAASEKLHAETRISNQPVGDAAAKRAGCQQRVSPDKESISDRSHSGDSGSTDYDSGLGHSLGDPPTGSESGGKAQSSSTTLQVESSPVLTEAVGVGNELDSTVLPTTLPVGAQLATVDGNASKMGVYDQPDSYAAYRGILSYRRITPLKKYSEAPQWKRTVEPKTTKGFSSPTRAVIARGILTKGAKAAHAAKDGSPERKKEGVAKGPPLPSAPLSPSKEEKCAGFLSPTSDGFLIDDDISDQPGLIALERSRGRAAPSVKKSIFELHALQSFSGRQSKVDRTLDDLHPLCSDAGSSCSSLGSDDLMLDFETSMCKDSTEVASSPVKYTGTQLRRVARPSVASQAEKRNSWDSNHSDEGAALRRASDSLSSRWPLKTPSSGAIPGEARPRTVSLPLRPPRQVVMQECDDGSVKLDSSSYRSVCQDLNGLKTMLLKLRRILQDAETLNPFELSTKNYFYHALASTDLPHGFTHTPTGDTPDFNPIDPTDVMQENMDLKRQLILMQQQLEDKDRTIHLLQQQMTKYMDITSVEKNPVKINAAVQTEKPKFLQSISSSEESSSQGHLVSSDMKSALEEHFKSSSICHAAFRDKIENVSKSLSNITQALRLHSSKPHLPGRSQSSLELLSPANK
- the LOC119187444 gene encoding uncharacterized protein LOC119187444 isoform X8, whose protein sequence is MGTCYSSKSKSASQPYSSAPMSASSSQDSALRLPRATPYTRGTVAPADTSEVNFRRCIPPPTKYRANTVQSGNLQGNASATVTTNFAEKSRRAVTDNIDVNNPSFNNNFEDESASRDFTNLKKGVLDSGKPNVTDSSSFQLRTEGPKASSENSERIQYGATKIPTKITAHLSGLPKPQVAVVTTRVPPVPQRAASEKLHAETRISNQPVGDAAAKRAGCQQRVSPDKESISDRSHSGDSGSTDYDSGLGHSLGDPPTGSESGGKAQSSSTTLQVESSPVLTEAVGVGNELDSTVLPTTLPVGAQLATVDGNASKMGVYDQPDSYAAYRGILSYRRITPLKKYSEAPQWKRTVEPKTTKGFSSPTRAVIARGILTKGAKAAHAAKDGSPERKKEGVAKGPPLPSAPLSPSKEEKCAGFLSPTSDGFLIDDDISDQPGLIALERSRGRAAPSVKKSIFELHALQSFSGRQSKVDRTLDDLHPLCSDAGSSCSSLGSDDLMLDFETSMCKDSTEVASSPVKYTGTQLRRVARPSVASQAEKRNSWDSNHSDEGAALRRASDSLSSRWPLKTPSSGAIPGEARPRTVSLPLRPPRQVVMQECDDGSVKLDSSSYRSVCQDLNGLKTMLLKLRRILQDAETLNPFELSTKNYFYHALASTDLPHGFTHTPTGDTPDFNPIDPTDVMQENMDLKRQLILMQQQLEDKDRTIHLLQQQMTKYMDITSVEKNPVKINAAVQTEKF
- the LOC119187444 gene encoding uncharacterized protein LOC119187444 isoform X6, which codes for MGTCYSSKSKSASQPYSSAPMSASSSQDSALRLPRATPYTRGTVAPADTSEVNFRRCIPPPTKYRANTVQSGNLQGNASATVTTNFAEKSRRAVTDNIDVNNPSFNNNFEDESASRDFTNLKKGVLDSGKPNVTDSSSFQLRTEGPKASSENSERIQYGATKIPTKITAHLSGLPKPQVAVVTTRVPPVPQRAASEKLHAETRISNQPVGDAAAKRAGCQQRVSPDKESISDRSHSGDSGSTDYDSGLGHSLGDPPTGSESGGKAQSSSTTLQVESSPVLTEAVGVGNELDSTVLPTTLPVGAQLATVDGNASKMGVYDQPDSYAAYRGILSYRRITPLKKYSEAPQWKRTVEPKTTKGFSSPTRAVIARGILTKGAKAAHAAKDGSPERKKEGVAKGPPLPSAPLSPSKEEKCAGFLSPTSDGFLIDDDISDQPGLIALERSRGRAAPSVKKSIFELHALQSFSGRQSKVDRTLDDLHPLCSDAGSSCSSLGSDDLMLDFETSMCKDSTEVASSPVKYTGTQLRRVARPSVASQAEKRNSWDSNHSDEGAALRRASDSLSSRWPLKTPSSGAIPGEARPRTVSLPLRPPRQVVMQECDDGSVKLDSSSYRSVCQDLNGLKTMLLKLRRILQDAETLNPFELSTKNYFYHALASTDLPHGFTHTPTGDTPDFNPIDPTDVMQENMDLKRQLILMQQQLEDKDRTIHLLQQQMTKYMDITSVEKNPVKINAAVQTEKPKFLQSISSSEESSSQGHLVSFRIGQLHTFCF